The segment AGCTCTACCTGCTTCAAACTTAGTTTTGGTGAATTCGTAAGTTTTAACAGCACTTTTATAAAGATCGTCGTAAAACATGTATATCTTTTTGTACATCAACGCATCAAAGTAGGCAGATTTTATATTCTTCGCCACAAGGTTTCTGGTGGAATCTAATGTTGTCTCCTTGATTTGTAAATTATACCTTGAAATATCAAGCTTATTCATTGAATAAAATCCAGAAAAGAGATTGTAAGTCAATCTTAGTTCATTATTGAAAGTCCTCATATTTGGGGAATCATCAGGATTTATATGGCTATAAGAGGATGAAAATGTCAACTTAGGCATAAAATCCCCTCTGGCACTATCGATATCGAACTTTTGTATATCCACTTCTCTATTCGATATCGTTATATCGGGGAAATTTTTTAGCCCCTTTTCCACAGCCTCTTCCACCGACAAAGCGAAAGCCATTTTAAAAAACAGGATAAAGATTAAAACTATTCCCTTTTTCATATTTCACCATTTACATAAGATTTAAAAAAACAACGATGGTTCACTTCACACCTTAAAACTATAATGGGTTTTCTGTTTTATATATGTAGCTTCAACTTTAAATGTTTTTTCACAGTACTTACAATACTTTTCCATTAGTTCGTAAGAATTATTCTCCTCACTTATGTGGGAAAAAAGTATCTTTTTAAGTCTCCTGTCATAGATCTCATGAATCGTTTTTATGGCATCTTTATTTGATAGATGCCCTTTCCTGGAAAGTATTCTCTTTTTAAGATGTTGTGGATATTTGCCATTTACCAACATCTCCTCCTCGTAATTAGCCTCAAGAAAGAGGATATCCGAACCGGTTATAATTTCAAATATATCCCTGCTTACCTCCCCTGTATCTGTCACAAAAGAGATCAAGACATTGTTAAAATTAAATTTAAACCCGAAAATATCCGCACTATCGTGACTCAACCTGAAGGGATACACCTGCCATTTATTAAAATCGAATAGATGATCCGGCTCTATAATTTTTATATTAGCAGTATCGTGTCCAAGATCATGAAGATACTTTGCCGTATCAAAACCACAAAATATATCCCCATCGAAAATCGATTGAAAATATTTCAACCCTTTGATATGATCCACATGTTCATGGCTTATAAATAGACTGACCTTTTTATTCTGTAGCTTATTCTGGTAGCAGTGCAACTTTTTCTTATTGACACCCACGTCAACAAAAACTGCAGATCTATCGTCTGTTATCAGATAGCAATTCCCACTGCTTCCGGAAGCCAATACATCGATTTCAAGCATTCTTCTATAATATATCCTAATTAAAAAAAGGTAAAGGGGAAAATCTGATTGACATATTGTATATTTGTTTTATATTAGTTCATGATTGACTCATCAGTCCTACTATTATAAATCTTTATGAGGGAAAAATGGCAAAAAATTTGTACCCTGATAAGAAAAAACTTTTGATGGAAGCAGCTGTTGATGTCTTTTCGGAAAAAGGTTTCTGGCAGACAAAAATTTCGGATATCGTAAAAAAAGCCGATTTAGCCCAGGGCACATTCTACAATTACTTTAAAAATAAAGAAGCGATTTTCAAAGAGATCTTGTTGAGGCTACATCAGGAGTTTGTGGACGAAATAGAAGAGATGTTTGAACATAACACAGACAACATATGTGATAAATTTGTATCAAAGATGATAGATAGTTTTATATGTAAAAAAAAGATTATCAAGATCTTTCTCTATGAAGTCTTAAGTCTTGGAGATGAATTTATTGAACTATACTACTATTTTAAAGATAAAAGTGAATTTTTTTGTAGAAAAGCATTGAGTATTGATTTCCCAAACATGGAGGAATCGAGTCGAATGAAAAAAGCATTTATATTATCTGCTTTTTTGAGATCTTTTCTTGAACTACACATTTTGAAAGAAAACAAAACCTACACCGAAACAAAAAGTCTAATTGAACCATATATAAAAGAGATTCTGGGGTGAATATGAAAAAAGCCATTTTTATGCTGCTGCTACCCACAGTCTTATGGGCTGCTGATTCATATAATTTGGATGATATTTTAAAGCTTGGGATGAAGAATAATCTATTGCTAAAATCTCAGGATCATATCGTAAATAGCAAGATATATCTATTGGATTCAGCAAAATCCGGTAATTACCCCTCTATTGTGGCAGACTACACTTACACACTTATGGATGATAAGAAAGAGCTTTCTATGAAAACAATAGGTGGCACGATGAAATTTACCCAGGTGGAGCAGAATTATAGCAATTTCAATATAGGAATCCAATACAATCTTTACACAGGCGGCCTGGTTTCAGCTTTGGTGGATATTTCCAGAAAAACAGTTGATATAAACAAGATTGATTACCAGGAGCTATCAAATGAGATAAAATACAATATTAAGAATGCATACATTACCATACTTGAACTTTACTCGATAAAAGACCTTTACAAAGCAGAGATAGATTCTTTAAATGCCCATGCAAAAGATGTGGAATTGCTCTACAATCAGGGTCTTGCTGCAAAAATAGACATCCTTCACACCTCTGTAAAGGTAAGGGATGTGGAAAAAAAGATTTTTGAGATCGATAATAACATAAAAATTGCCAAATATAATCTTAAAATGCTCGTGGGTGAGGATCCTGATGATAATTATGAGATATCCGACCTGAAAGAAGACTTTTTACATGTACAATTGAATGAAAACGATATAATTTCAAACGCCTATAAGAATAGACCTCTCATACAAAAATTGGAGATGGAGCTTTCAAATCTTAAAAAAAGTGTAGATTTAGAGAAAAGTGGTTATCTCCCAAAAGCTTTCCTCTACGGTGGCTACAATTACAACGATTCCAATGATGCAGTGGATCCAAAAGGTGGTTTTCTCGTTCAGGCTGGATTAAAGTTTAATCTGGAATGGGATAAACCTTTTAAGAAGATCAGTGCTAAAAAAGAAGAGATTTTTGCCTTTGAAAATAGGATTAGAGATACAAAATTGAAATTAAAAGTCTCCGTACAGAAAAGCATTGAGGATTTTTACACCGCCAGAAAAACGTATGAAGTAGCCCAAACCCAATTAAAAGAAGCTGAAGAGTATTATAGGGTGACGGAGCTTAAGTACAAAAATGGTCTGGCATCAAACACAGATCTACTGGATGCGGAGGCAATGTTTACTTCGGCAAAAGTCTCTTTGAAAAAAGCTTACTACAACGTAATCAGGTCATTTTACAGGATAGAATTAGAGTCCGGTTCGGAGGTAAGATAATGGGTAAAAAGATAAAAATCGCCCTTGTATTGTTAACGATAGGTTTCATAATTTTTGTAGTGATAGCCACATGGTGGATCAAAGCAAGATTGGAGTATGCATCCACGGATGCCTTCTTCATAAAATCTGATACGATATCCAATGTGGGTTTTAAAAGAGTTTCTGGTAAGGTAATACAATTAAACTTTAAAGAAGGGGACCGAGTAAAGAAGGGGGACCTACTGGCGGTGATAGACGACAGTGATTACCGTGTTAAGGCAGAACAATTGAAGTATGAAATACAATCCCTTGAACAACAGGCAAAATCCCTTGATGACAAAAGCTCAAAAACATCCTCAGATATCATCACCTCCACAAAGATGCAGACGGATAAAGTAGCCGCCCTTAAATATGAATTGGCATCTTCCAAAAAATCTATTGAAGAAATAGATATACTGATTGCACAATCCCAGAAGGATATGGAGAGATATAAGGTGCTTTACGAGAAAAATGCCATTCCAAAGAAGAGTTATGAAGATATAGCCAATAATCTTGAAACACTGAAAAAGAAAAGGGAATCTTTGCAGCTAAAAATCGAAGCTTTGGGTAAGCAGATTGATATTGCCGAAAATGAAAAGGATATGATAAAAAATAATAGGTATATCATATCAGAAATTTCAAAGAATAAGAGCTCCATTGCTGAAAAGATTAATAGCCTTAAAAAGCAGCTGGATGATCTGAATAACATGATCGAGGATTGCAAACTTTACGCCCCTTTTGATGGTGTGGTGGGGATGAAATATGTGGATCTCGGTACTGTTGTTTCAAGCGGAAATTTTATCTATTCAATTGTGGGGGATAAAAACCTTTATGGATACGTCTTGCTGGAAGAGGGTAAGCTGAAAGGTGTTGATGTCGGTGATAAAGCAACCTTCATAGTGGATGCTTATCCAAAAGAACGTTTTGAAGGTGAAGTAGAAGCTATCTATCCAGCTTCTGCCGCCACTTATGCCCTTGTTCCCAGAGATATTTCCGCAGGTGAATTCACAAAGGTTTCCCAAAGGATACCTATTAGAATAAAAATAACCGGTGGTAAATTAGACCTCTTAAAAGTCGGCATGGGTGGTGAAATAAAGATAAAAAGATAAAAAAGTACCCCTGTGCTTTTTTGATATAACGTTGGAGAAATATAAGTGGTGGACAATTTAGATTACAGCCAGCCATTGTACAAACAGATACCCCTGATTGGTAGACTCCTGATTGTTTTTGTCGTCATGACAGGTACGTTTATGGCGATCCTTGATACAACTATTGTGGATGTCGTGGTACCAAAAATGATGGCACCATTGAATACAGATCTTTACGGTATTCAGTGGGTTATAACTGCCTACATGATGTCCGCCGCCACCTCACTTTTACTGATTGAATCTCTTGATAAAATTTTAGGTTTAAAAAAGCTATTTCTTACGGGGATAACCGTCTTTACTATATCAAGCGCCATGTGTGGTATTGCAGAAGATCTACCCATGATGATCATATCGAGAGTCATACAGGGTACAGGGGAAGCCTTCATAGTGGCATCTGCCCAGACTATAATGTTTTCCATCTTCCCACCTGAGAAAAAAGGGGTTGCCATGGGGATATATGGTATGGGGGTAAGCTTTGCACCAGCTTTGGGGCCAACCCTTGGTGGATGGTTGACAGAGCATCTCAGTTGGAGAGCAATTTTTTACGTAAACCTCCCTGTTGGAATGATGGTTATCGTTTTAGGGTTATTAATTCTACCAAAATTTAAACATGAAAAAGTAAAATTTAATTTTAATTTTACAAGCTATACACTGCTTGCTATATTCACCATATCCCTTCTGATCATGCTATCAAAAGGTCAGCAAAAAGGTTGGTGGCAATCGGACTATATTGTTTTGCTTTTGTTGATTTCGATTGGTGCGCTTATACTATACGTGATTTCGGAGCTTGCATCAAAACGCCCATTGATAGACTTCTCCATATTTAAAGTACCGCAGTACCGATATGCAATGATGATATACTTTTTCACTTTAGGGCTTTCCATATACCAGCTTTTCTACCTGATACCGTTATACTACGAAAACTTAAGACATTTTACTACTCTTCAAACTGGTTTACATATGCTTGCCTTTGCTATATTCATAGGCATTACATCTCCCGTGGCAGGATTTTTGGCGGATAAAATTGGTGAAAAAAATGTGTTATTATTCAACGCCTGCCTTTATATAACCACATCTGTATTCCTCATCCCAAATCTAAACTATTATACTCCTTCCGTTCAGACGATGCTTCTAACGGTACCCTTAGGCTTTTCTCTTGGTTCTTTTTTTGCCCCCATCACCACTATGGCAATGAGGCATCTAGGCCCCAAAACCAGCCTGGGGGTAAGTCTGATGCATTACATAAGATTTATGGGGGGATCTTTCGGTACAGCCATAGCCACAAACACATTGCAATCAAGGTTTAACTTTCATTTTGATGAAATCTCTGTAATGCAGAATAATCAATTCCTTCATCATTATTTACAGCAGTTAAAACCCTACCTATCCAAAATCTTCCCCGGATCTATAGCTGAAATAAAAGCAGCCCTTTTAATAGCCAAAGCCCAATCAACGATGGCGTTAAGCCATGCTTTTCAGGACGTATTCAGACATGCAGGATACTACGGAATATTGGGACTTTCTTTTTTAATTTTTATCTTTTGGCACGATAGAAAAAATAAAAAAACCACTTAGACAATTTTTTGTTATAGATCTACCTCATCTTTCTGATATTGGATCTTGACCATACCGGAATGCCATGTATATCCCTTAATATTAGAAGTTCGTTACCCTTTTTTATCTCAGCTGCAATCATAGACTGCACACCATTTATCACCACAGGACTACCTTTAACCTCCAGCTTATCTCCCAACTCAATTACAAAATC is part of the Calditerrivibrio nitroreducens DSM 19672 genome and harbors:
- a CDS encoding MBL fold metallo-hydrolase; translated protein: MLEIDVLASGSSGNCYLITDDRSAVFVDVGVNKKKLHCYQNKLQNKKVSLFISHEHVDHIKGLKYFQSIFDGDIFCGFDTAKYLHDLGHDTANIKIIEPDHLFDFNKWQVYPFRLSHDSADIFGFKFNFNNVLISFVTDTGEVSRDIFEIITGSDILFLEANYEEEMLVNGKYPQHLKKRILSRKGHLSNKDAIKTIHEIYDRRLKKILFSHISEENNSYELMEKYCKYCEKTFKVEATYIKQKTHYSFKV
- a CDS encoding TetR/AcrR family transcriptional regulator translates to MAKNLYPDKKKLLMEAAVDVFSEKGFWQTKISDIVKKADLAQGTFYNYFKNKEAIFKEILLRLHQEFVDEIEEMFEHNTDNICDKFVSKMIDSFICKKKIIKIFLYEVLSLGDEFIELYYYFKDKSEFFCRKALSIDFPNMEESSRMKKAFILSAFLRSFLELHILKENKTYTETKSLIEPYIKEILG
- a CDS encoding TolC family protein, whose translation is MKKAIFMLLLPTVLWAADSYNLDDILKLGMKNNLLLKSQDHIVNSKIYLLDSAKSGNYPSIVADYTYTLMDDKKELSMKTIGGTMKFTQVEQNYSNFNIGIQYNLYTGGLVSALVDISRKTVDINKIDYQELSNEIKYNIKNAYITILELYSIKDLYKAEIDSLNAHAKDVELLYNQGLAAKIDILHTSVKVRDVEKKIFEIDNNIKIAKYNLKMLVGEDPDDNYEISDLKEDFLHVQLNENDIISNAYKNRPLIQKLEMELSNLKKSVDLEKSGYLPKAFLYGGYNYNDSNDAVDPKGGFLVQAGLKFNLEWDKPFKKISAKKEEIFAFENRIRDTKLKLKVSVQKSIEDFYTARKTYEVAQTQLKEAEEYYRVTELKYKNGLASNTDLLDAEAMFTSAKVSLKKAYYNVIRSFYRIELESGSEVR
- a CDS encoding HlyD family secretion protein, whose translation is MGKKIKIALVLLTIGFIIFVVIATWWIKARLEYASTDAFFIKSDTISNVGFKRVSGKVIQLNFKEGDRVKKGDLLAVIDDSDYRVKAEQLKYEIQSLEQQAKSLDDKSSKTSSDIITSTKMQTDKVAALKYELASSKKSIEEIDILIAQSQKDMERYKVLYEKNAIPKKSYEDIANNLETLKKKRESLQLKIEALGKQIDIAENEKDMIKNNRYIISEISKNKSSIAEKINSLKKQLDDLNNMIEDCKLYAPFDGVVGMKYVDLGTVVSSGNFIYSIVGDKNLYGYVLLEEGKLKGVDVGDKATFIVDAYPKERFEGEVEAIYPASAATYALVPRDISAGEFTKVSQRIPIRIKITGGKLDLLKVGMGGEIKIKR
- a CDS encoding DHA2 family efflux MFS transporter permease subunit; this encodes MVDNLDYSQPLYKQIPLIGRLLIVFVVMTGTFMAILDTTIVDVVVPKMMAPLNTDLYGIQWVITAYMMSAATSLLLIESLDKILGLKKLFLTGITVFTISSAMCGIAEDLPMMIISRVIQGTGEAFIVASAQTIMFSIFPPEKKGVAMGIYGMGVSFAPALGPTLGGWLTEHLSWRAIFYVNLPVGMMVIVLGLLILPKFKHEKVKFNFNFTSYTLLAIFTISLLIMLSKGQQKGWWQSDYIVLLLLISIGALILYVISELASKRPLIDFSIFKVPQYRYAMMIYFFTLGLSIYQLFYLIPLYYENLRHFTTLQTGLHMLAFAIFIGITSPVAGFLADKIGEKNVLLFNACLYITTSVFLIPNLNYYTPSVQTMLLTVPLGFSLGSFFAPITTMAMRHLGPKTSLGVSLMHYIRFMGGSFGTAIATNTLQSRFNFHFDEISVMQNNQFLHHYLQQLKPYLSKIFPGSIAEIKAALLIAKAQSTMALSHAFQDVFRHAGYYGILGLSFLIFIFWHDRKNKKTT